In Micromonospora ferruginea, the sequence CTGCGCCCGGAGATGGACGCGCTGATGGCGGAGGTCCACCGGGACGTGAACAACGGCGTCTACCGGTGCGGCTTCGCCACCTCGCCGGAGGCGTACGACGAGGCGTACACCGCGCTGTTCGCCCGACTGGACGCGTTGAGCGAGCGCCTCGCCGGGCGGCGCTACCTGATGGGGGACGCGATCACCGAGGCGGACGTGCGGCTGTTCACCACGCTGGTCCGCTTCGACGTCGCCTACCACGGGCACTTCAAGTGCAACCGGCAGAAGCTGACCGAGATGCCGGTGCTGTGGGCGTACGCGCGGGACCTGTTCCAGACGCCGGGCTTCGGCGAGACGGTGGACTTCGACCACATCAAGCGGCACTACTACGCCACCCACGACATGATCAACCCGACCCGGATCGTGCCGCTCGGTCCGGACCTCGCCGGCTGGACCACGCCGCACGGGCGTGGCTGAGCGCCTCGCGCGCCGGGTCGCCGCGGCCGGGGCGGCCGGGTGCGTGGTGGCCGGCGCGGTCGCGGTGACGGTCGCCGTCGTGGCCGGTCCGGGTCCCGGCCCGACCGGGTACGTCAGCGAGGCCGGTGTCACCGACAGCGGGTACGCCGGGGCGTACCGGATGGGGATCTTCACGCTGGCGGCGGCGCTGCTGCTGCTCGCCGGGGCGCTGCCCGCGGCGGCGCGCGCGGCGTCCGTGCTGCTCGGGGTCGGCGCGGTCGCCACCGTGCTCTCCGGCACGGTGACGTGCAGCGCCGGCTGCCCGCTGCCGCCGTTCGAGGCGGCCACGGTCGCCGACCTGGTGCACGGCGGGGCCAGCATCGCGGCCACCGCCGCCGTGGTGTTCGCGATGCTGGCGCTGGTGTTCTGCCCGGCGGCGGGCGGGGCGTTGCGGCGGGTGGCCGCGGTCGGCGCGGCGTTGGCGTTGCCGCTGGCCGGGGCGGTCGGGCTGGCGATGGTGCTGGTGGGGCGGGGCGCGCTGGTGGGGGTGCTGGAGCGGGTGCTGCTCACGGTGACCGCCGCGTGGGGGCTGTCCACCGCCGTGCTGCTGGTAAGGCGGGGGCCCCTCTTAACGCCTGGGCGATAGGCGGGGCCCCCTTTTAACAGACGGGTGTTAATAAGGGGCCCCGCCTTACCTGTAAGGGGCGTCACGGGGAGCGGTCCTTCCGGTGACGCGAGGGCCGGAGTAGCGTGGGCCGGCGATGACCAATGTCTGGTGCCTCACCGAGCGCCTGTACGTCGACCTCCGACGGCAGGCAAGCGGCGTCTGTCCGGCCTAGTTCCGCCGCCGACGACCCCCGCTCCCTCTCCCAGACCTTGGACCCGCTCTCATGGCTTCCGCCCTGCGCAAGATTCCCTTTTCCGTGCAGATCCTGCTCGGCCTCGTCCTCGGCGTGGCGCTCGGCTTCCTCGCCCGCGCCAACGACCTCGCCTGGCTGACCAGCACCCTCGACACCGTCGGCGGCCTCTTCGTCCAGCTCCTCAAGCTGGCCGTGCCGCCGCTGGTCTTCACCGCCATCGTGGTCAGCGTGGTCAGCCTGCGCGGCGTGGCCAACGCCGCCCGGCTGGCGCTCAAGACGCTGCTCTGGTTCGGCATCACCGCGCTGATCGCGGTGAGCATCGGCATCGGCCTCGGCCTGCTCACCGACCCCGGCCGCGGGGTGAACCTGAACCCGGCCGGCGCCAGCGCGCCGAAGACCACCGGCTCCTGGATCGACTTCCTCACCGGCATCGTGCCCACCAACCCGGTCGGCGCGTTCGTCGAGGGCAACGTCCTGCAGATCGTCTTCCTCGCCCTGGTGGTGGGCGCCGCCGCGCTGCTGGTCGGCGAGCCCGCCGAGCCGTTCGTGCAGCTCAACCGCTCGGTGCTGTCGATCGTGCAGAAGGCGCTGTGGTGGGTCATCCGGCTCGCCCCGATCGGCACCCTGGGCCTGATCGGCAACGCCGTCGCCTCGTACGGCTGGGACCTGCTCGCCCCGCTCGCCAAGTTCACCACCGCCGTCTACGTCGGCTGCGCCCTGGTGATGTTCGTGGTCTACCCGGTGCTGCTGGTCGCCGCCGGCCGGCTCAACCCGCTGCGCTTCTTCGCCGGCGCCTGGCCCGCCATCGAGCTGGCCTTCGTGTCCCGCTCCTCGGTCGGCACCATGCCGGTGACCCAGCGTTCGGTGGAGCGCCTCGGCGTCCCCCGCGAGTACGCCTCCTTCGCGGTGCCGTTCGGCGCCACCACCAAGATGGACGGCTGCGCCGCGATCTACCCGGCGCTCGCCGCGATCTTCGTGGCGCAGGTGTTCGGCGTGGACCTGGGCGTCACCGACTACCTGCTGATCGCCTTCGTCTCGGTGGTCGGCTCGGCCGCCACGGCCGGCCTGACCGGCGCGATCGTGATGCTCACCCTGACCCTGAGCACGCTGGGCCTGCCGCTGGCCGGCGCCGGCCTGCTGCTGGCGATCGACCCGATCCTGGACATGATGCGCACCGCCACCAACGTGGCCGGGCAGGCCGTCGTGCCGACCATCGTGGCCGCCCGGGAGGGCACGCTCGACCGGGCCGCGTACGACTCGGCCGGCAAGCGTGATCTGATCGAGCCGGTCGAGCCGGCCGAGCACGAGCGCCTCGCCCCCGTACCCGCCTGACCAACCTGGATCCCGGGTGCGTCCGTCGTCGGCGGGCGCACCCGGAGCCATGACCGGAGGAACACCGCATGAGCGCACTGTTCGGCCCGCTCGCCCTGCGCGGCGTCACCCTGCCCAACCGGATCGCGCTGGCCCCGATGTGCCAGTACAGCGCCGGCCCCGACGGGCTGCCCACCGACTGGCATCGCGTGCACCTCGGCTCCCGCGCGGTCGGCGGGGCCGGGCTGGTGCTCACCGAGGCCACCGCGGTGGTGCCCGAGGGGCGGATCAGCCCGCAGGACGTCGGCCTCTGGTCCGGCGCGCACGTCGACGCGTGGCGGCCGGTCACCGCGTTCGTCGCCGGTCAGGGCGCGGTCCCGGCCGTGCAGCTCGCGCACGCCGGGTTCAAGGCGTCGACGTACCGGCCGTGGGCGGAGCGGCGCGGCGGCGTGCCGGACGCCGAGGGCGGCTGGACGCCGGTTGGCCCCGGCGGCGACCCGTTCGTGCCCGACTACCGCACGCCGGCCGCGCTCGACGAGGCCGGCATCGCCGCGGTGGTGGACGCGTTCGCCGCCGCCGCCGGGCGGGCGCTGGACGCCGGCTTCGCCGCGGTGGAGATCCACGCGGCGCACGGCTACCTGCTGCACGAGTTCCTGTCCCCGCTGACCAACCGGCGCACCGACGGCTACGGCGGCGACCGGGCCGGCCGGATGCGCCTCACCCTGGAGGTGGCCCGCGCGGTCCGCGCCACGGTCGGCGAGGCAGTGCCGGTGCTGACCCGGATCTCCGCCACCGACTGGACCGACGGCGGCTGGACGGTCGAGGACAGCGTGGTGCTCGCCGGGGAGCTGGCCGCGGCCGGCGTGGACCTGGTCGACGCCTCCTCCGGCGGCGCGTCCGCCCACGCGTCGGTGCCGGTCGGCCCCGGCTACCAGGTGCCGCTGGCCGCCCGGATCCGCCGCGAGGCGGGCGTGCCGACCGGCGCGGTGGGCCTGATCGTCGAGCCCGAGCAGGCCGAGCAGATCGTCGCCGGCGGCGAGGCCGACCTGGTGCTGCTGGGCCGGGAACTGCTCCGCGACCCGTACTGGCCGCGCCGTGCGGCGGCGAAGCTGGGCGCCACCCCGTCCTGGCCGGACCAGTACGCCCGCGCGTTCTGACGGTCTCCCGCCCCGCCCTGTTCCGGGGCGGGGCGGGAGGTCAGCCGGCCAGGTGGTTCCAGCGGGGCTCCAGGTCGGACCAGGCGCCCTGGTCGGCGACCAGGCCGTCGACCAGCACCACCACGTGGTCCGCGCGGACCAGCGCGGCCCGCTTGGCGGTCGAGCCGACCACGGTCACCCCGTGCTCGCGCAGCGCCGCCCAGAGCGCCAGCTCCGTGGTCACGTCCAGCGCCGACGACACGTCGTCGGCGACCAGCAGTTCGGTACGCGGCGCGAGCGCCCGGGCCAGCGCCAGCCGCTGGAGTTGGCCGCCGGAGAGCCGGGTGCCCTTGTGCCCGATCAGCAGCCCGAGCCCGCCGCCGGCGGCGGCCAGGTCGTGGTCGAGCTGGGCGGTGGACACCGCACCGGCGGCGTCCACCGGGTGCCCGAGCGCGATGTTCTCGGCCACCGTGCCGGACAGCACCCGGGGTAGCTGGCCCACGTAGCCGACCTGGTTGGGGCGCAGGAACAGCTCCGGCTCGGTGACCGGCTCGCCGTTCCAGCGCAGCGCGCCGACATGGTGCACGATCCCGGCGAGCGCCCGCAGCAGCGACGACTTGCCGGCGCCGACCGGGCCGACCACCAGCACGAGTTGCCCGCGTTCGACCACCAGGTCGACGTCGCGGACGGCGAGCGTGCCGTCGGAGTGCAGCGCGCCGAAGCCGGCCAGCTCCAGCCGGCGCAGCGGGTGCCGGGGCGGCGGCTCGGGCGCCGGCGCGGTGCCGGCGGCCAGGTCGAGCCCGGGCACCGCCGCCGAGTAGGTGCTCATCCCGGTCATCGCCACGGTCCGCCGGGTCCACACCCGCGCCGACGGATATTGCGACACCAGCGCAGCGGTGGTCCAGGCGAACCAGCGGGCCGCGCCGAGCGTGGAGACCGCCACCAGGGTCGCGCCGGCGGAGAGCCCACCGGCCAGGTAGAGCGCCCAGGCGCCGATCGGCAGCAGCCCGCTGGCGATCGACGGGGTGGAGCGGGCCCACACCTGCATGGCGATCTCCCGGCGCTGCCGCTCGCTGCGCACCACGTCGAGCCCGGCGAGATGGTCGAGCACCGGGCGGGTGGCGCCGGCCAGCTTCACCGTGCGGGCGGCCGACAGCGAGGAGACCAGCGCGGTGGCGAACGCGGCCCGCGCCTTCACCGTGCCGGCGGCGGTGCGTTCCAGCCGGGGCCCGAACAGCGTCGCCGCCAACCCGGAGACCACCATCGTGCCGACGAAGAACAGCGCCGGGACGAAGCTGCCGGTCACCAGCGTCATGGTGAGCACGATGGCCAGCGAGATGAACTGGTCCATCAGGTTGTCGGCGAGCTGCACCACCCGGTCGGTGTCGCCGCCCTGCGCCACCACCTCGGCCGGGGTGTGCCCGCTGACCCGGCGCGCGCCGGTCTGCCCGTGCACCAGCCGGGCGCTGATCCGCAGCATCTGCCGGATCCACCACTGCGGGAACCACAGGTTGGTCAGGTAGGGCAGCGGCAGCACCAGCAGCAGCGCGGCGGCGATGCCGAGCGCCGGCAGCCACGGGTCGCCGCCGCCGACCACGTCGGCCCACAGCCACGGCAGCACCGCGCCGTCCAGCCCGAGCAGCGTCATCACGACGAACAGGGCGACCGAGACCAGGCCGAACCGGGGGTCGTTGACGCCCAGCCGGAGGATCTCCCGCATGGTCCGCGCGCGCGGCGACGGCGGCACCGGCGGCGGCTCGACCCGGGCCACGGCGGCACGAGGTGACGCGGCGGTACCGGTCGGCGGAGCGTCGGCGACGACCGGCTCGTCGGCCCAGCCGGGCGCGTCGAGCAGTTCCACGCCGCCGCGGCGGGCGCCGGTGCCGGCGTACGCCCCGGCGTGGCTGGTGGCGAGCAGTTCGGCGAAGCGGGCGGACTCGCGCAGCGGACCGGCCTCCAGCACCGCCCCGTCGGCCATCACCACCACCTCGTCGCAGCGGCGCACCGAGGAGAGCCGGTGCGCGATGACGATGCCGATCCGGTCGGTGAGCAGCCGTTCGGTGGCCTGCCGGACCCGGTTCTCGGTGACCGGGTCGAGCCGCGCGGTGGCCTCGTCGAGGATCACCACGTGCGGGTCCCGGACCAGGATCCGGGCGAACGCCACCAGTTGCTCCTGCCCGGCGGAGAGCACGTGGGCGCCCTCGCCGAGCCGGGTGTGCACGCCGTCGGGCAGCTCGGCGATCCACCCGGCCAGGCCCAGCTCGGCCAGCGCCCGCTCGGCGGCGCCGAGCAGCTCCGGGTCGAACAATGCGACGTTCTCGGCGAGCGTGCCGGCCAGGATCTCGGTGCGCTGCGGCACCACGGCGATCCACCGGCGCAGCTCCTCGACGTCCAGGTCGACCAGGTCCACCTCGCCGAGGAACACCGTGCCGCGGGGCACCTCCACCGCCCGGGTGAGCACCTTGGCCAGCGTCGACTTGCCGGAGCCGGTGCGCCCGACCAGCGCGTACGAGCGCCCGCGGGTGAAGTCGAGCCGGACGTCGCGCAGTGCCGGGCCGCGTTCGTCGCCGGCCGCCGGATAGCGGAAGGTGAGCCCGCGCACGGTCAGGTCGCCGTCAACCGGGGCGACCCCGCCCACCGGCTCCTGCCGCGAGCCGGCCAGCAGTTGCACCCGGGCCCACGCGCCGAACGCCTGTTGCAGGTGCGGCACCCAGCGGGCGATGTGCTCGACGGTCGCGCCGAACGCGATCGCCAGCAGCCAGACGGCGGTGAGCCGGGCGGCGTCGACCCGCCCGGTGGCAAGCGCCCACGCGCCGGCCAGCACCACGCCGACGATGCCGACCCGGACGCCGCCGGCGGCCACCGCGGTGACCCGGGCGGAGAGCCGGAACACCCGGCCGCACCGGGCGATCACCTCGGCCGCCCGGCGCGCGTAGAGGCGCAGCACGTACGGCCGGGCGAGGCTCGTCCGCACGTCGTCCTGCCCGTGCACCGCCTCCTCCATCACGGCCGCCAGGTCGGACCAGGCCTCCTCCTCGGCCATCCGGGCCGGGGCGATGCGGGCGGTGGGGCGGCGCAGCGCGACCGCGAGCACGGCGGTGAGCAGCACCATCCCGACGCCGGCCGGCCACCAGACGACGAGCGCGCTGACCGTGGCGAGCACGCAGACGGCGATGCCCTGGGCCAGCCGTACGCCGGTGTTCCGCATCTCGGCGGCGACCTGGTAGACGTCGTTGTCGATCCGGTCGAGCAGCTCGCCCACCGGCGTGGTCTCCAGCGCCGGAAGTTCCTGCCCGAGCGCGACCCGGCAGAGCCGGCGGCGGACGTCGGCGGACCAGTCGGCGGTGAGCCGGGCCATGATGAGCCCGATCAGCAGGTCGGTGACGACCGCGGCGACCAGCGCCACGGCCAGCGCGACGAACCAGCCGGACGAGCGGTGCACGAGCACCGGCCCGGCGAGCGCGGACGCGGCGGCCTGGCCACCGGCGCCCAGCACGATGAGCAGCAGGACGGCCGCCATCCGCCGGGGTGCGGTGGCCCAGAGGTCTCGGAGCAGGCGCATAGGACGGTCCTCCGGACTCGGACGGGTGGGGGCGGTGAGCCCAGCCTTCCCGTCCGGCCGGCACGGTTCAATCGAATTACCGCGTTCCGGTCAGGTCTGGGCGACCCGGCGGACGATGCCGAGCAGCGACTCCTGCACGTCGGCGATCGGCCGGTCGGGCTGGAAGACCAGCCAGTCCACCGCCACCACCAGCCCGACGCCGAACAGTGCCGAGCTGGCGGTACGCACGTCCAGGTCGTCCGGCAGGTCGCCGCTGGCCACCCCGGCCCGGACGGTTTCGGCGATCACCTCGATCGCCTCGCCGCGCAGCAGCCGCAGCGTCTGCTGCCACTCCCGGTTGGTGCGCCACATCTCGGAGAGCAGGAGCTGGGCGAACGCCCGGTAGCGGCGGATGTAGTCGAGTTCGGCGCGGACCAGCGCGGCGAGCGCCTCGCGGGGCGGCAGCCCGTCGACGGCGGCCCGGAACTCGGCGGTGAGCAGGCCGATGCCGTGCCGCAGCAGCTCC encodes:
- a CDS encoding DUF998 domain-containing protein codes for the protein MAERLARRVAAAGAAGCVVAGAVAVTVAVVAGPGPGPTGYVSEAGVTDSGYAGAYRMGIFTLAAALLLLAGALPAAARAASVLLGVGAVATVLSGTVTCSAGCPLPPFEAATVADLVHGGASIAATAAVVFAMLALVFCPAAGGALRRVAAVGAALALPLAGAVGLAMVLVGRGALVGVLERVLLTVTAAWGLSTAVLLVRRGPLLTPGR
- a CDS encoding dicarboxylate/amino acid:cation symporter translates to MRKIPFSVQILLGLVLGVALGFLARANDLAWLTSTLDTVGGLFVQLLKLAVPPLVFTAIVVSVVSLRGVANAARLALKTLLWFGITALIAVSIGIGLGLLTDPGRGVNLNPAGASAPKTTGSWIDFLTGIVPTNPVGAFVEGNVLQIVFLALVVGAAALLVGEPAEPFVQLNRSVLSIVQKALWWVIRLAPIGTLGLIGNAVASYGWDLLAPLAKFTTAVYVGCALVMFVVYPVLLVAAGRLNPLRFFAGAWPAIELAFVSRSSVGTMPVTQRSVERLGVPREYASFAVPFGATTKMDGCAAIYPALAAIFVAQVFGVDLGVTDYLLIAFVSVVGSAATAGLTGAIVMLTLTLSTLGLPLAGAGLLLAIDPILDMMRTATNVAGQAVVPTIVAAREGTLDRAAYDSAGKRDLIEPVEPAEHERLAPVPA
- a CDS encoding NADH:flavin oxidoreductase/NADH oxidase — its product is MSALFGPLALRGVTLPNRIALAPMCQYSAGPDGLPTDWHRVHLGSRAVGGAGLVLTEATAVVPEGRISPQDVGLWSGAHVDAWRPVTAFVAGQGAVPAVQLAHAGFKASTYRPWAERRGGVPDAEGGWTPVGPGGDPFVPDYRTPAALDEAGIAAVVDAFAAAAGRALDAGFAAVEIHAAHGYLLHEFLSPLTNRRTDGYGGDRAGRMRLTLEVARAVRATVGEAVPVLTRISATDWTDGGWTVEDSVVLAGELAAAGVDLVDASSGGASAHASVPVGPGYQVPLAARIRREAGVPTGAVGLIVEPEQAEQIVAGGEADLVLLGRELLRDPYWPRRAAAKLGATPSWPDQYARAF
- a CDS encoding ABC transporter ATP-binding protein, coding for MRLLRDLWATAPRRMAAVLLLIVLGAGGQAAASALAGPVLVHRSSGWFVALAVALVAAVVTDLLIGLIMARLTADWSADVRRRLCRVALGQELPALETTPVGELLDRIDNDVYQVAAEMRNTGVRLAQGIAVCVLATVSALVVWWPAGVGMVLLTAVLAVALRRPTARIAPARMAEEEAWSDLAAVMEEAVHGQDDVRTSLARPYVLRLYARRAAEVIARCGRVFRLSARVTAVAAGGVRVGIVGVVLAGAWALATGRVDAARLTAVWLLAIAFGATVEHIARWVPHLQQAFGAWARVQLLAGSRQEPVGGVAPVDGDLTVRGLTFRYPAAGDERGPALRDVRLDFTRGRSYALVGRTGSGKSTLAKVLTRAVEVPRGTVFLGEVDLVDLDVEELRRWIAVVPQRTEILAGTLAENVALFDPELLGAAERALAELGLAGWIAELPDGVHTRLGEGAHVLSAGQEQLVAFARILVRDPHVVILDEATARLDPVTENRVRQATERLLTDRIGIVIAHRLSSVRRCDEVVVMADGAVLEAGPLRESARFAELLATSHAGAYAGTGARRGGVELLDAPGWADEPVVADAPPTGTAASPRAAVARVEPPPVPPSPRARTMREILRLGVNDPRFGLVSVALFVVMTLLGLDGAVLPWLWADVVGGGDPWLPALGIAAALLLVLPLPYLTNLWFPQWWIRQMLRISARLVHGQTGARRVSGHTPAEVVAQGGDTDRVVQLADNLMDQFISLAIVLTMTLVTGSFVPALFFVGTMVVSGLAATLFGPRLERTAAGTVKARAAFATALVSSLSAARTVKLAGATRPVLDHLAGLDVVRSERQRREIAMQVWARSTPSIASGLLPIGAWALYLAGGLSAGATLVAVSTLGAARWFAWTTAALVSQYPSARVWTRRTVAMTGMSTYSAAVPGLDLAAGTAPAPEPPPRHPLRRLELAGFGALHSDGTLAVRDVDLVVERGQLVLVVGPVGAGKSSLLRALAGIVHHVGALRWNGEPVTEPELFLRPNQVGYVGQLPRVLSGTVAENIALGHPVDAAGAVSTAQLDHDLAAAGGGLGLLIGHKGTRLSGGQLQRLALARALAPRTELLVADDVSSALDVTTELALWAALREHGVTVVGSTAKRAALVRADHVVVLVDGLVADQGAWSDLEPRWNHLAG
- a CDS encoding TetR/AcrR family transcriptional regulator codes for the protein MTDGRTRRREDTRQRLFVAAVDLIAEQGFSATTVDDIAARAGVAKGTVYYNFESKTVLFEELLRHGIGLLTAEFRAAVDGLPPREALAALVRAELDYIRRYRAFAQLLLSEMWRTNREWQQTLRLLRGEAIEVIAETVRAGVASGDLPDDLDVRTASSALFGVGLVVAVDWLVFQPDRPIADVQESLLGIVRRVAQT